The genomic segment GCACCTCGATGGGAACGCGCTCCACCACCTCCAGGCCATGCCCAGTAAGGCCGATGATCTTGCGGGGATTGTTGGTCAAGAGGCGGATCTTCCTGACGCCCAGGTCGCGGAGGATCTGCGCCCCCACGCCATAGTCCCGCAAGTCAGCCTTGAAGCCCAGCTCCTCGTTTGCCTCGACTGTGTCGCGGCCCAACTCCTGCAAGCGGTAGGCCACCAGCTTGTTGGCAAGACCGATCCCCCTTCCCTCCTGGCGCATGTAGAGCAACACACCCCGCCCTTCTTTCTCAATGGCGCGCAGTGCCTTCTCCAACTGCTCTCCGCAGTCGCAGCGGAGGGAACCGAAAACGTCCCCGGTCAAACACTGCGAATGCACGCGCACGAGGACCGGCTCCTCGGTTGCCACGTCGCCCTTGACCACGGCCAGGTGGTGATGCTCGTCGATGGCGCTCTCGTAGAGGTGCAGCACGAAGTTGCCGTACTTGGTGGGAAAGGAGGTGGTGACAACCCGCTTCACCAAGATTTCCGTGCGGGACCGATACTCGATGAGGTCGCGCACGGTGATCATCTTGAGGCCAAAGCGTTTCGCGATCCTGCGCAAGCGCGGCACGCGTGCCATGGTCCCGTCGTCATCCATGATTTCGCAGAGCACCCCCGCCGGGTACAGGCCGGCAAGGCGCGCAAGGTCTACTGCAGCCTCGGTGTGACCGGCTCTGCTGAGAACTCCACCCGGCTGCGC from the Calditrichota bacterium genome contains:
- a CDS encoding bifunctional 3,4-dihydroxy-2-butanone-4-phosphate synthase/GTP cyclohydrolase II, which translates into the protein MAAVFDSVESAIEEYRRGNIVIVVDDEDRENEGDFIMAAEKVTPEKINFLAKYGRGLICVAMTGERLDELDLQPMVTDNTARLGTMFTVSVDARRNTTTGISAQDRAETVKALIDPATKPRDLARPGHIFPLRAQPGGVLSRAGHTEAAVDLARLAGLYPAGVLCEIMDDDGTMARVPRLRRIAKRFGLKMITVRDLIEYRSRTEILVKRVVTTSFPTKYGNFVLHLYESAIDEHHHLAVVKGDVATEEPVLVRVHSQCLTGDVFGSLRCDCGEQLEKALRAIEKEGRGVLLYMRQEGRGIGLANKLVAYRLQELGRDTVEANEELGFKADLRDYGVGAQILRDLGVRKIRLLTNNPRKIIGLTGHGLEVVERVPIEVPPNPVNAAYLETKRDKLGHLILQDGKEETSQMEEATLCKLCK